From Curtobacterium sp. MCBA15_012:
GGTCCATCTCCTCGGCCGCGGCCACCAGGATCTGCTCGCGTCGGTCCACGGGTCCAGTCTCACGGACGCCGGGTGCGGTGCCTGCCAGCCCCGCGCCTCCAGTCAGGGGGTGGTCGCCACCCGGGCCGGGCGTGCGACGCCCTGCGGTCGGGCTACGCGGCGCGCCGCGCGAGGGAGACGCGCTCCTCGGGCAGGTCGAGCAGCTCGCGCCCGCGGAACCACCGGAGCAGCCAGTCGGCCGGGCTTCCGGCGAGCCCCGCGGGCAGCCCGGAGCGCTCGGTCAGGAACGTGCTGAAGCCGGGCTCGTCGCGGACCTCGACGTCCGAGGGGTTGCCGAACGCCATCGACCAGCCGTCGAAGCGGCGGGCGTCGATCGTCTCGCGGGACAGCGACTTGACGCCGTGGTGCCGGGGGTCGCGCTCGATCGCGGCGAACCGGTCGGCGACGCTCCACGTCGGCCCCTCGAGCACCTGCATGAACCGCCCGCCCTTGGCCAGCAGGAGCCCGGAGACCCCGAGCGCCTCGTTGCGCAGTCGGGCTTCACGGAGCATGGCGACGAGGGCGTCGTCCGTCAGGTCGTCGACCGCGACGGACATGTACACGTGGGAGGAGAGCGATGTCATCGGCGCCAGTCTCCGTCCAGCCGCGGACACCGGTCAACGCAGTCGTCCGCACACCGCACCCGAGTGCGGAGACCGGATGGGCGCGCCGCTCGGGTCCGGTTCGCATCGTGCTTCTACATCTCGTAGAATCACGGTCGCGCGGCACGGTGTCGCGCCCTCCGCCCGACAGGACCCCGCGCCCCGATGCCCAGCACCGCTCCGCCGCCGTCACGGGGCTGGTTCGCCCAGCTCCTGCTCCGCCTGCACTTCCTCGCCGGACTCTTCGTCGGCCCCTTCATCCTCGTCGCCGCGCTCTCCGGAGCCGTCTACGCGCTGGCCCCGTCGATCGAACCGGTCCTGTACCAGCACGAGCTCACGGCGTCGTCGACCGCGTCCGCACGGCCGCTCGCCGACCAGGTCGCCGCCGCCGAGCGGTACGTGGCCGCCCACCACCCGGACGACACCGTCGTCGAGGTCCGTCCCGCCCCCGGGCCCGGCGCGACCACCCGCGTGCAGTTCAGCGAGGCGGGGCTGCTCGAGTCGCAGACCCGCGCCGTGTTCGTCGACCCGGGCGACGCCGAGGTCCGCGGCGACCTGCCCGTGTACGGCACGTCCGGGTCACTGCCGTTCCGCACCTGGGTGAGCACGTTCCACCGCAGCCTGTTCCTCGGCGACGCTGGACGGCTCTACAGCGAGACGGCCGCGTCCTGGCTGGGGATCGTGTCGCTGGCCGGGATCGCGCTCTGGGCCTTCCGGATCCGTCGCGCACGCCGCAAGCGGGACCTCGTGGTGCCCGACAACCGCGCCCGCGGGTACCGCCGCACGTTCTCGTGGCACGCCGCCACGGGCGCCTGGGTGCTCCTCGGCGCGCTCTTCCTGTCGGCGACGGGCATCACGTGGTCGCACTTCGCCGGGGACAACGTGACGGCGCTCCGCTCGGCGCTGAGCTGGCAGGCGCCCACGGTCGACACCACACTCGGCGGCGCGGCGGCGATGTCGATGTCGGCCGGCGAGCACGCCGAGCACCACGGCGGCGGGACGACCGCCGCCGGCACCCCCGCCACGATCAGGCCCGAGCAGTTCGACGAGGTCCTCGCCGTCGCCCGCGCGTCCGGCGTGCGTGCCGACGAGGTGCGCATCCGACCGGCCGCGACCACCGACCAGGCGTGGACCGTCGAGGAGATCAAGCTCAGCTGGCCGGTCGCGATGAACGCCGTCGCGGTCGACCCGGGGACGATGACCGCGGTGTCACGGGTCTCGTGGGACGACTACCCGCTGATGGCCAAGGCCGCGAAGCTCGGCGTCAACACGCACATGGGCGCGCTCTTCGGGCTGCCGAACCAGATCGTCCTGCTCCTGGCGGCACTCGGTATCGCCGCGATGGTGGTCTTCGGCTACGTGATGTGGTGGCAGCGCCGTGTCCCGGGCGGCCGGGTCGGCCGCGCACCGGCCGAGGGTGCGCTCGCCCGCGCGCCCTGGTGGGGTGCGGTGGCCGTCGTGGTCGTCGCGATCGGGCTCGCGCTGCTGCTGCCGACGGTGGGCGTCACCCTGCTCGGGTTCCTGCTGGTCGACGCGCTGGTCACCGCGTTCCGGTCACGCACCGGCGCGACCGGCTGACGGACGGGAGGCGCTGGTCGCCTCGTTCCGGTCGCGCACCGGCGCGACCGGCTGACGGACGGGAGGCGCTGGTCGCCTCGTTCCGGTCGCGCACCGGGGTGACCGTGTGACGGACGGGAGGCGCGGTGCCAGCCGGCACCGCGCCTCCCGTCCGTCACGTGGTGCGGATCAGGCCGAGGCCGACTCCGTGATCGCGTCGCGGAGCGCCTTCGCGGCGGCCGCGACGTCGTCGGCGCTGTAGATCGCGCTGCCGGCGACCGCGATGCGGGCGCCGGACGCCTGGACGGCGCCGACCGTCTCGGGCTTGATGCCGCCGGCGACCGAGAACGGCACGCCCGAGGCCTCGCCGTCGCGGAGCAGCGTCTCGAAGGTGAAGCCCTCCTCGGCCTGCTCGTCGAGCCCGGCGTGCATCTCGACGAACTCGGCGCCGAGTGCGACGACCTCCTTGGCGCGGGCGGCCTTGTCCTCGACGCCGATCAGGTCGACGACGATGCCCTTGCCGTGCTCCTTCGCGGCCTTGACGGCGCCGGCGATGGTGCTGTCCCCGGCGACGCCGAGGACCGTGACGAGGTCGGCACCGGCGTCGAACGCGATGCCGGCCTCGAGCTCGCCGGCGTCCATCGTCTTGAGGTCGGCGAAGACGACCTTGTCCGGGTGCGCCTGCTTGACCGCGGTGATCGCGGAGAGGCCGGCGCTCTTGATGAGCGGGGTGCCGAGCTCGATGACGTCGACGTACGGGGCGGCCTTGCCGGCGAGCTCGAGGGCGTGCTCGGTGGTGAGGGTGTCCATGGCGAACTGGAGCTGCATGGTGGTGTCCTTCCGGTGGTGGTTCGTGGGGGTGTCGGAACGGGTGGTCACGCTCGGGCGGCACGCCGCGGGGCGGTCACTCGAGGTTGGCGTGCCGCGGCCACAGGTCGTCGGCGTCGTGACCGCTGCGCTGCCAGAGCGCGTGGAACAGGGCGTCCCCGAGGAGCACGACGCCCTGCTCGAAGAGGCTCCCCGCGTACTGCGCCGAGGCCGTGCCGGAGCGGTCGGTCTTCGTCGCCGCGGGCAGCACGAGCGTCGTGTCCGCGAGGGCCGCGAGCGGGGAGTCGTCGGTCGTGCTCACCGCGAGGACCCGCGCGCCGACGTCGACCGCGGTGCGCGCGGCCTGCACGATGCCGCTCGTCGTCCCGGAGCCGCTCGCGACGAGGAGCACGTCGCCCCGCTCGATCGCGGGGGTCGTGACCTCGCCGACGACGTGCACCTCGAGCCCGAGGTGCATGAGGCGCATCGCGGTCATCCGGAGCGCGAGCCCCGACCGGCCCGCGCCGTGCACGAACACGCGCTCGGCGTCGGCGAGCAGCTCGAGGGCGCGCTCGGACGGGGCGTGGTCGGCGTCGAGGACGGCGTCCGCCAGGTCCTGGAGCTCGTCGGCGATGAGCTCCAGGGCGTCGGCCGTCGTGGCGTCGTCGCCCGCGTTCCCGTGGTCGGCGGTGCCGGCGCCGTCGCCCGTGCTGCCGTGGTCGGCCGTGCTGCTGTTGTGCATGGCAACGATGCTGCTCCGGTGCGCCTGGGTCCGCCGCCGCCCGGCCGGGCTGCCCTCCCGTCCGATCGGGTGGGAGGGGGCCCCGTCACGGGGTGGGGCGGGTAGGTTCGGTCCCCGTGACCGACACCACCCGGACCCCCGCCAGTCGGCTCGCCGCCTCGGAGCACGCCCGCACCGTGGCCGAGCAGGCCGACCGACACGCGCTGACCCTCGAGTCCGTCCTCGCCGTGCTCCGCTCCCCGCGCCTGTCGGACGCGGCAGCCCGGACCGAGGCCGTCGAGATCGCCTCGGCCGCGCTCGTCGAACTCCGCACGGTGACGGACCGGCAGCGCAGCACGCTGCTCGAACCGGTCACGGGGGCGTTCTCACGGCTCCGGGCCGACCTGCGCCCGCTCGTCCGCTTCGGCGACCTCGACGTGCAGTTCGTCGAGCCGCCCGCGACCGGTCGGGCACTCCCCGGGGACGTCGCGCACGGGGCCCGCGCGATCGTCCGGACGGCCGTGCTCGCCCTCGTCGACGACGGCGTCGCGCGGCGGGTCCGGATCCAGTGGGACTGCGACGGCCGGAACCTGCTCGTGCAGCTCCGCGACGACGGCGCCGGCACGCTCGACGCCCACGACGACGCGGTCCGGCCGATCGCCGAGCGGGTCGTCGCCCTCGACGGGACCCTGCACGTCGACTCGACGCCCGGGTGGGGGTCCACGCTCGACATCGCGCTCCCCCTCGACCCCGCGCCCGGTGCCGTCGACGTACCCGAGGACGCCGACCTGACCGACCGCGAGCGCGACGTGCTGCGGCTCGTCGTCACCGGCGTGGGCAACCGCGAGATCGCCGACGGCCTCGGCATCAGCCCGAACACGGTCAAGTACCACGTGGCGAACCTGCTCCGGAAGCACGGTGCCCGCACCCGCGCGGAGCTCGCCGCCCTCGGCGCCCGCGCCTGACCGGTCGGCCGGCGTGCCGGCGTGCCGGCGTGCCGGCGTCTCCGTCCGCCGCGCCGATCGGCCGCGCGTCGTGTCTCCGTCCGCCGTGTGCTGGTGCGACGTGCTCGCGCACAACCGGAAGCACCTCGCACCACGTCGTTCCACGGCGCGACGTGCTTCCCGTTGTGCGGACGGCGGGGCCGACCCCCGGGGCCGCTGCCGGCCGGCGTCAGGCCGACGGCGCGAGCAGCTGGAACATGACGTGGTCGCGCCACGCCCCGTCGATGTGGATGTACTGCGGCGCGAGGCCGTACCGGACGAACCCGTTGCGCTCGAGCGCCCGCTGCGACGCGGTGTTCTCGGGCAGGGTCTCGGCCTGCACCCGGTGCAGCCCGAGCCTCCCGAACGCGTGGTCAACCGCGAGCCCGACCGCCCGCGTCGCGTGTCCCTGCCGGGTGCGGTCCGCGCGGACCCAGTACCCGAGCGCGCAGGACTGCAGCGCCCCTCGGGTGACCCCGCTCAGCGTGATGCGCCCGAGCAGCTCGCCGTCGTCGTCCGTGATGACGAACGGCACCGAGCTCCCGGTCTGCGCCGCCGCGAGCAGCAGCCCGATCGTGCGACGCTGTCCCGCCTCGGTGTAGTACTCGGGCGTCCGGCTCGGCTCGAACGGCCGCAGGTGGTCGGCGCTCGCGCGCACCACGGCCGCGAGTTCGGCGGCGTCGCCGGACTCGACCAGGCGGAGGCGGGTGCTCACATCCCGTCGCGCGGATCCGAGGGATGAAACGCGGTCAGGATCATCATCGCGTCTCACAATGGCAGGAGATCGAGACCGGGTGCGGACGCGTAGATCCGATCAGCGGCAAGGAGCGGAAGTTTCTTCGCGATCGCGCACGCAGCAACCCAACGGTCGGCAGTGTGCACCTTTGAATGGAGCGCATGACCCGAGGCCCGACAAGCGATCGTCAGGTCGACGAACGATGACAGCACTTCGGTATCGACGCCGATGGTCGGGTAAGCCTCCAGGGAACGCAACGCTTCACCGAAACGCCGTTCACCCCATCGAGCGGCGCGAAAGCCACTGATGAGTTCGGCCCGGGTCTGGAACGACAGCAACACCGGCCTCCCCGCGAGTGCACGTCGCCAGTCGTCAACCGGCACACCTCGGGCTGCGGCCGCCTCAGGAGAAACGATGACGTGACTGTAGACGTCGGTGTCGATGACGACCGGCCCGGACATCAGAGGCCCATCGCGTCGAGGAAGCTGTCCTGCTCTTCCCTGGTCAAGGCCAGTGCTTCCGCCGTTCCGAGTGACGCCTCGGGGCTGAGGATCTCTTCCACCGGTATCGCCCGTGCGAGCGCCGCACCCTTGAGGTGGTCAGGCGCGGGACGCACGACCGCTGAGCGGATGGCAACGACCTCTCCGCGCTCGTTCCGTTCTGCTGTCCCCTCCACCTGAACGCGGCGACCGATGAGCGCGGACGTCTCCGCAGCGGACCGGACCTTCGGAAGCGGGTATGCGATCCCGACGGCATCGCGAACCCGGAAGTCACCCGAGCGGATGTCGACCTTCTCGAGCCAACCTTCGATGACGACATCCTCCGCCTCTCGCAGCCCTGGCCGCCAGACGTCGGCGCGCAGCGACTCGGTGGACGCCTCTCCCCGAGACCTGCCATCAACGCGGACTTCGAGGCGCGGAGCGGCTCGCCGGAAGGCGGCGATCAGGTCTGCCACCGAAGCTGCGGTGCTCTCGTTGGCGTCCTGCGGGCGTTCGTTCACGAGAATTCCCGAGAGGAGGGCGTCGAAGCGTCGATCGAAGTCCTGCTCCTCAGCGAGGTCGAAGTCGAGCTTCGAGTGCTCGGACGCTCGCGTGACCTGGATCACCGTGCTCCCCGCGAACAGACCAGTCAGCCGGAGTTTCGACAGCCGCTCGACCTGCGCGGATGGGCGACCGCGATGCGCCGCGTCGGCAGCGACCCTCCCGACGCGGACTGCCACTTCCTGCAGCTTGCCGAGGATCTGCAGGACGTCGTCTACGTCGATTTCTCCCTGCGGGAGATCTGCATCGATCAGGCGAAAGTCGTACGACGAACTCATGAGCGATCTGCCCCTCCCGTGATCACAGCAAGCTGCGCGCCCCTGAGGACGGTCGCGGAGGGTGTGGGATTCGAACCCACGAGACATCACTGCCCACCTGTTTTCAAGACAGGCTCCATCGGCCGCTCGGACAACCCTCCAGCGACGCGACCACGTGGCGAGACGTGATCGCGTCCCGAGCAGTCTACCGGCCGCGTCGACCGCCGGCGCGGCAGCCCTGTCGACGGTCAGCGCAGCAGCGCATCGACCGTCAGCGTGGCAGCGCGTCGAGCGCCGCGGCCAGCCCGTCGTCGGCGACCCCGCCCGTGAGCTCGTTCCCGGCGTCGACGACGTCGGACGGCGCCTGCCCCATCACGACGCCACGGCCCGAGGTCGAGGCCCACCGCAGCATGTCGATGTCGTTCCGCCCGTCGCCCGCCGCCATGACGCGGGAGCGCGGGATGTCGAGCCACTCGCGGACCCGTTCCATGGCCGTGGCCTTCGTCACGCCCTCGGGAGCGATGTCGAGCCACGAGGTCCAGCCGACCGAGTACGAGACCTTGTGCAGGCCCATCCGCTCGACGACCTGCAGGAAGTCCTCGGTGTCGTGCCCGGGCGAGATGACGACGACCCGGGTGGCCTCGACGCCGAGCAGCTGCTCGAACGGCACGTGCTCGCCGGAGACCGTCATGGTGTCGTCGGGGAAGTTGCCGGAGAGCAGGAAGTGCCCGGTCTCGTCCTCGACGCCGAACGCCGCGTCGACGAGGGCCCCGTGGATGGTCTGCAGCACCTCGGTCGGGTCGAACCGCTCGACGTGCACGCGCTCGTACGAGCCGTCCTCGCGTCGCCCCAGGATCAGCGCCCCGTTCGCGCACACGACGTACTTCGGGCGGATGCCGATCCGGTCGAGCAACGGGATCGTCATGCCCTCGCTGCGGCCGGTGCTCAGCATGACCTCGTGCCCGGCGGCCTCGGCGGCGCGCACGGCGGCGGCGACGGGCTCGGTGATGACCCCGTCCTCGCGCATCGTGGTGCCGTCGACGTCGAGCGCAACGAGCCAGCGCTTCGTCCGCGCCGGAGCAGCGAGACCCGCGCCTGCACCCGCAACCGCGCCAACCACGCCGCCAGGAGCCGCGCCCGCGGCAACCGCGCCACCAGCAGCGTCAGCACCACCCGCAGCGGCAGCCCCGCCACCCTGCGCCGACCCGTCGACGAACCGTCCCTGCGCACTCATCGGGGTTCGATGACCTCGACGCCGCCCAGGTACGGCCGCAGCACCTCGGGCACGACGACCGAGCCGTCCTCCTGCTGGTGCGTCTCGAGGATCGCGACGATCCAGCGCGTGGTCGCGAGCGTGCCGTTCAGCGTCGCCACCGGGGCGGTCTTGCCGCTCTCGGTGCGGTAGCGGGTGTCGAGACGACGGGCCTGGAACGTCGTGCAGTTCGAGGTCGAGGTCAGCTCGCGGAAGGTGCCCTGCGTCGGGACCCACGCCTCGATGTCGTACTTGCGCGCGGCGCTCGTGCCGAGGTCCCCGCCGGCGACGTCGATGACGCGGTAGTGCAGCCCGAGGTCCTGCATCATCGACTCCTGCATGGCGACGAGACGCTGGTGCTCCGCCTCGGCCTGCTCGGGGAGGACGTACGAGAACATCTCGAGCTTGTTGAACTGGTGCACACGGAGGATGCCGCGGTTGTCCTTGCCCGCCGAGCCGGCCTCGCGGCGGTAGCAGGTCGACCAGCCGGCGTAGCGGATCGGGTCGCCCGACTCCGGGAACGACAGGATCTCGTCGGCGTGGAAGCCGGCGAGGGCGACCTCGCTCGTGCCGGTCAGGTACAGGTCGTCGGCCTCGAGCCGGTAGACCTCGGCCGCGTGCTCGCCGAGGAACCCGGTGCCCGCCATGGTCTCGGGGCGGACGAGCGTCGGGGTGATGAGCGGCTCGAAGCCGTGCTCGACGGCGCGGTCGAGTCCGAGGTTCATGAGCGCGATCTCGAGCCGGGCACCGAGGCCGCGGAGGAAGTAGAACCGCGAGCCGGAGACCTTCACGCCGCGCGGGATGTCGATGATGCCGAGGTGCTCGCCGAGGTCGGCGTGGTCCTTCGGCTCGAACGTGAACGACGGCTTCGTGCCGACGGTGCGGAGCGTGACGAAGTCGTCCTCGCCGCCCTTCGGCACGTCCGGCAGCACGACGTTCGGGATGGACCGGACGACGCGGTCGAACGACTCCTCGGCCGCGGTGACCTCGGCCTGCGCCTCCTTCACCTTCGCGGCGAGCGCCTGCGCCTGCTGCACGAGCGCGGCCTTCTCGTCCTTCGGGGCCTTGGCGACGGTCTTGCCGAACGCGTTCTGCTCGGCGCGGAGCGCCTCGAACGCGGTGATCGCGCTGCGTCGGGCGGCGTCCGCGGCGACCGCGTCGTCGACGACGGAGACGGAGGCGCCACGCGCCTCCTGCGAGGCCTTGATGACGTCCGGGTGGTCGCGCAGGAGCTGGAGATCGATCACCGGGTCATCCTACCCAGCGCAGGTCACGGCCCCTCGGCGGGACCGGGTGACGGACGGGAGGCGCGGTGCGGGCGTGCACCGCGCCTCCCGTCCGTCAGTCGGTCGCGTCCGTCGGCGGCTGGTCGCGCAGGGCGGCGACCATCCCGCGGAGCAGGCGGAAGGCCGCTGCGCGGCCCGCGTCGTCGAGGTCGCGCGTCATCCGCAGCTCGACGCCGCGGACGGCGGCACTCGCCTGCTCGCGCTGCCGGTGCCCGGCGGCGGTCAGCGTCGTCGGCTGGACCCTGCCCGCGGTGGGTGCGGAGCGCGTGACGACGCCGTCGCGCTCGAGTTGCTGGAGGAGCGTGTTCATGGACTGGCGGGTGACGAACGTGCCGCGCGCGAGCTCGGAGTTCGACAGGCCGGGGCGCTGGGCCAGCAGCTCGAGGCAGGAGTAGTGCGTGACGGTCATGCCGAGGGGGCGGAGGGCGTCCTCCATCGCGGCACGGAGGGCGCTGGCCGCCTGCTTGAGGACGTAGCCGACGGAGGTGTCGAGCTCGATGCGGTCGGCGCCTGG
This genomic window contains:
- a CDS encoding GNAT family N-acetyltransferase — translated: MSTRLRLVESGDAAELAAVVRASADHLRPFEPSRTPEYYTEAGQRRTIGLLLAAAQTGSSVPFVITDDDGELLGRITLSGVTRGALQSCALGYWVRADRTRQGHATRAVGLAVDHAFGRLGLHRVQAETLPENTASQRALERNGFVRYGLAPQYIHIDGAWRDHVMFQLLAPSA
- a CDS encoding BLUF domain-containing protein, which translates into the protein MTSLSSHVYMSVAVDDLTDDALVAMLREARLRNEALGVSGLLLAKGGRFMQVLEGPTWSVADRFAAIERDPRHHGVKSLSRETIDARRFDGWSMAFGNPSDVEVRDEPGFSTFLTERSGLPAGLAGSPADWLLRWFRGRELLDLPEERVSLARRAA
- a CDS encoding PIN domain-containing protein → MSGPVVIDTDVYSHVIVSPEAAAARGVPVDDWRRALAGRPVLLSFQTRAELISGFRAARWGERRFGEALRSLEAYPTIGVDTEVLSSFVDLTIACRASGHALHSKVHTADRWVAACAIAKKLPLLAADRIYASAPGLDLLPL
- a CDS encoding PepSY domain-containing protein — translated: MPSTAPPPSRGWFAQLLLRLHFLAGLFVGPFILVAALSGAVYALAPSIEPVLYQHELTASSTASARPLADQVAAAERYVAAHHPDDTVVEVRPAPGPGATTRVQFSEAGLLESQTRAVFVDPGDAEVRGDLPVYGTSGSLPFRTWVSTFHRSLFLGDAGRLYSETAASWLGIVSLAGIALWAFRIRRARRKRDLVVPDNRARGYRRTFSWHAATGAWVLLGALFLSATGITWSHFAGDNVTALRSALSWQAPTVDTTLGGAAAMSMSAGEHAEHHGGGTTAAGTPATIRPEQFDEVLAVARASGVRADEVRIRPAATTDQAWTVEEIKLSWPVAMNAVAVDPGTMTAVSRVSWDDYPLMAKAAKLGVNTHMGALFGLPNQIVLLLAALGIAAMVVFGYVMWWQRRVPGGRVGRAPAEGALARAPWWGAVAVVVVAIGLALLLPTVGVTLLGFLLVDALVTAFRSRTGATG
- a CDS encoding MarR family winged helix-turn-helix transcriptional regulator: MRQDDHAAPTRTDTVADTGPDAAPGADRIELDTSVGYVLKQAASALRAAMEDALRPLGMTVTHYSCLELLAQRPGLSNSELARGTFVTRQSMNTLLQQLERDGVVTRSAPTAGRVQPTTLTAAGHRQREQASAAVRGVELRMTRDLDDAGRAAAFRLLRGMVAALRDQPPTDATD
- the hxlA gene encoding 3-hexulose-6-phosphate synthase, which codes for MQLQFAMDTLTTEHALELAGKAAPYVDVIELGTPLIKSAGLSAITAVKQAHPDKVVFADLKTMDAGELEAGIAFDAGADLVTVLGVAGDSTIAGAVKAAKEHGKGIVVDLIGVEDKAARAKEVVALGAEFVEMHAGLDEQAEEGFTFETLLRDGEASGVPFSVAGGIKPETVGAVQASGARIAVAGSAIYSADDVAAAAKALRDAITESASA
- the serS gene encoding serine--tRNA ligase, producing MIDLQLLRDHPDVIKASQEARGASVSVVDDAVAADAARRSAITAFEALRAEQNAFGKTVAKAPKDEKAALVQQAQALAAKVKEAQAEVTAAEESFDRVVRSIPNVVLPDVPKGGEDDFVTLRTVGTKPSFTFEPKDHADLGEHLGIIDIPRGVKVSGSRFYFLRGLGARLEIALMNLGLDRAVEHGFEPLITPTLVRPETMAGTGFLGEHAAEVYRLEADDLYLTGTSEVALAGFHADEILSFPESGDPIRYAGWSTCYRREAGSAGKDNRGILRVHQFNKLEMFSYVLPEQAEAEHQRLVAMQESMMQDLGLHYRVIDVAGGDLGTSAARKYDIEAWVPTQGTFRELTSTSNCTTFQARRLDTRYRTESGKTAPVATLNGTLATTRWIVAILETHQQEDGSVVVPEVLRPYLGGVEVIEPR
- a CDS encoding HAD family hydrolase, yielding MVGAVAGAGAGLAAPARTKRWLVALDVDGTTMREDGVITEPVAAAVRAAEAAGHEVMLSTGRSEGMTIPLLDRIGIRPKYVVCANGALILGRREDGSYERVHVERFDPTEVLQTIHGALVDAAFGVEDETGHFLLSGNFPDDTMTVSGEHVPFEQLLGVEATRVVVISPGHDTEDFLQVVERMGLHKVSYSVGWTSWLDIAPEGVTKATAMERVREWLDIPRSRVMAAGDGRNDIDMLRWASTSGRGVVMGQAPSDVVDAGNELTGGVADDGLAAALDALPR
- a CDS encoding LuxR C-terminal-related transcriptional regulator is translated as MTDTTRTPASRLAASEHARTVAEQADRHALTLESVLAVLRSPRLSDAAARTEAVEIASAALVELRTVTDRQRSTLLEPVTGAFSRLRADLRPLVRFGDLDVQFVEPPATGRALPGDVAHGARAIVRTAVLALVDDGVARRVRIQWDCDGRNLLVQLRDDGAGTLDAHDDAVRPIAERVVALDGTLHVDSTPGWGSTLDIALPLDPAPGAVDVPEDADLTDRERDVLRLVVTGVGNREIADGLGISPNTVKYHVANLLRKHGARTRAELAALGARA
- the hxlB gene encoding 6-phospho-3-hexuloisomerase; this translates as MHNSSTADHGSTGDGAGTADHGNAGDDATTADALELIADELQDLADAVLDADHAPSERALELLADAERVFVHGAGRSGLALRMTAMRLMHLGLEVHVVGEVTTPAIERGDVLLVASGSGTTSGIVQAARTAVDVGARVLAVSTTDDSPLAALADTTLVLPAATKTDRSGTASAQYAGSLFEQGVVLLGDALFHALWQRSGHDADDLWPRHANLE